A genomic region of Metopolophium dirhodum isolate CAU chromosome 1, ASM1992520v1, whole genome shotgun sequence contains the following coding sequences:
- the LOC132944718 gene encoding zinc finger MYM-type protein 6-like, with translation MLRSWKQYNFDVSEGGITRSGIKGACVRPDVKSFRVLDQVGVGIMHDLLEGYGFICFSSGSNDIPKPQCVLCSVILSNEAMKPAKLIRHLESKHKEFNNKPTNFFIRKVKASYLVAFRIAKCKKPYNIGETLIKPCLLDVTSKLLGPSAAKKMNDLPLSNDTISRRINDISVDIEEQVIDKIKLSKWFSIQLDESTDVSQMAIWLCYVRFIDFQTSELCEDLLCCCELPSHTTGSEVFKRLNEYIKKIQLNWENCVSVCTDGAASMTGKYSGVVSRIKNVANLHFVHIHCIIHRQHLVAKKMSPDLNEVLTEAVKIINFIKCNALNSRLFLILCEEMGSEHSHLLMHVEVRWLSRETNELDIDSNIKITIENHLQSLYDTFEDYYPVNQDPRDGYLWVQNPFLTNSQHKLCLKEQELLLEISSDIGLQSKFKTMSVTKFWIELKDEYYVLFEKAMKILLPFSSTYLCEAGFSGMTHIKTKTRNRLDATHSLRVALTTTVEPRFDKIVKTKQAQRSD, from the exons tatggatttatttgtttttcttctgGTTCTAACGACATACCGAAACCACAGTGCGTATTGTGTTCTGTGATTTTATCTAATGAAGCAATGAAACCTGCTAAACTTATTCGTCACTTGGAATCAAAGCATAAAGAATTTAATAACAAACCTACAAACTTTTTTATTCGAAAAG TTAAAGCATCTTATCTGGTAGCATTTCGTATAGCCAAATGCAAAAAACCGTATAATATTGGGGAAACTTTAATTAAACCTTGTTTACTTGATGTTACTAGTAAACTTTTAGGGCCTTCCGCtgctaaaaaaatgaatgatttaCCTTTATCTAATGACACGATTTCTAGAAGAATAAATGATATTTCTGTGGATATCGAAGAACAAgttatagataaaattaaattatcgaaATGGTTTTCAATACAACTTGACGAATCAACTGATGTATCTCAAATGGCAATTTGGCTATGTTACGTGCGTTTTATTGATTTTCAAACATCAGAATTGTGTGAAGATTTATTGTGTTGTTGTGAATTACCTTCACATACTACAGGGAGTGAAGTATTTAAACgattaaatgaatatataaaaaaaatccaactaAACTGGGAAAATTGTGTGTCTGTGTGCACGGATGGTGCCGCAAGTATGACCGGAAAATATTCTGGTGTAGTTTccagaattaaaaatgtagcaAACTTACATTTTGTTCATATACATTGCATTATACATAGACAACATTTAGTTGCGAAAAAAATGTCACCAGATTTGAATGAAGTATTGACTGAggcagtaaaaataattaattttattaaatgtaatgccTTAAATtctagattatttttaattttatgtgagGAAATGGGATCTGAACATTCTCATTTATTGATGCACGTAGAGGTTCGGTGGTTATCCCGTG aaaCTAATGAGTTAGACATCGATagtaatatcaaaataactaTCGAAAATCATTTGCAATCATTGTATGATACGTTTGAAGATTATTATCCAGTGAATCAAGATCCACGAGACGGATATTTATGGGTACAAAATCCATTTTTAACAAACTCTCAAcataaattgtgtttaaaagAACAAGAACTTTTGTTAGAGATATCATCAGATATTGGTCTacaatctaaatttaaaacaatgtctGTTACCAAATTTTGGATTGAACTCAAGGACGAGTATTACGTGCTTTTTGAAAAAGCAATGAAAATTCTTCTTCCATTTTCTTCGACATATCTGTGTGAAGCTGGATTTTCCGGAATGACCCACATAAAAACCAAAACTAGAAATAGGCTCGATGCCACACATAGTTTACGTGTGGCTTTGACAACTACAGTGGAACCAAGATTcgataaaattgtcaaaacaaAACAAGCACAACGCTctgattaa